The proteins below are encoded in one region of Ereboglobus luteus:
- a CDS encoding PilN domain-containing protein: MAKPQGLFIWEKTVYYNDPVKGWLRKPLVRLEDSAAVVQEHYKKKSSLVLAYDPDVMQTEFAECPGGGRPIVREALSGSHESIANNLTGWGFQQPWPLPGSGGSFGTFCSYEAVPSLSVLCSSLMDLGYSVPRAFPLATLAMHAASTPGRTSIFMIVDKDSQAFVYINTTSGMKACRKLYAGKRQEAYDVWSEISMIFGEYGVTFEDGGQRPQMRIYQAPGTDVKTQCPYWDVLQSQAQVEVLGFSALELLLLSVPSKHPSSLMEDMPKTIVLDFGLQIAAAVLLVIFLGFGIFAYLQLQKERKTIRELNAQQGALAAQKMRLENNKREMETLRKLYSQEIFEYSNGRQQLVQMLPVAIPRDATLTSMNISDQTFRLAGIFWKQSVSQPRVGSDSTDPTTAIKRTLEGSIAGLLVNQGGNKYSTNTGDFIVEGTTPKPSIENATSAGGH; encoded by the coding sequence ATGGCAAAGCCACAAGGCCTGTTTATCTGGGAGAAAACCGTATATTACAATGATCCGGTAAAGGGCTGGCTGCGCAAGCCACTTGTCCGGCTGGAGGATTCGGCGGCAGTTGTGCAGGAGCACTATAAGAAGAAGTCCAGTTTGGTGCTAGCTTATGATCCCGATGTCATGCAGACTGAGTTTGCCGAGTGTCCGGGAGGCGGCAGGCCGATTGTCCGCGAGGCATTGTCAGGCAGCCATGAATCGATTGCAAACAATCTGACAGGGTGGGGTTTCCAGCAGCCGTGGCCACTTCCGGGTTCTGGGGGCAGTTTTGGCACATTTTGCTCGTATGAGGCCGTGCCGTCATTGAGCGTGCTCTGTTCAAGCCTCATGGATTTGGGGTATTCCGTTCCGCGGGCATTTCCGCTGGCGACGCTGGCCATGCACGCCGCGTCGACGCCGGGGCGCACCAGTATTTTTATGATTGTGGACAAGGACAGCCAAGCCTTTGTCTATATCAACACCACGTCCGGCATGAAAGCCTGTCGCAAACTGTATGCTGGCAAGCGTCAGGAAGCCTATGATGTCTGGTCCGAGATCAGTATGATTTTTGGCGAATACGGGGTGACTTTCGAGGACGGCGGACAGCGGCCGCAAATGCGCATTTATCAGGCTCCCGGCACGGATGTGAAGACCCAGTGCCCCTATTGGGATGTGCTGCAATCTCAGGCGCAGGTCGAAGTGCTAGGGTTTTCGGCCCTTGAGCTTTTGCTTTTGAGTGTCCCTTCTAAGCACCCCAGCTCGCTGATGGAAGACATGCCCAAGACCATCGTTTTGGACTTCGGGCTCCAGATTGCGGCGGCCGTGCTGCTGGTTATATTTTTGGGGTTTGGCATTTTTGCCTATTTGCAGCTCCAGAAGGAAAGGAAAACCATCCGGGAGCTCAATGCGCAGCAAGGCGCGCTTGCCGCGCAAAAAATGCGCTTGGAAAACAACAAGCGGGAGATGGAAACATTGCGGAAATTGTATTCGCAAGAAATTTTTGAATATTCTAACGGACGCCAGCAACTGGTGCAGATGCTGCCCGTGGCGATACCGCGGGATGCCACGCTCACATCCATGAACATCAGCGACCAAACATTCCGATTGGCGGGCATCTTTTGGAAACAAAGCGTTTCCCAACCAAGGGTAGGGAGCGACTCCACCGACCCGACCACGGCAATCAAGCGCACCTTGGAGGGCTCAATTGCAGGTCTTCTGGTGAATCAGGGCGGAAACAAATACAGCACAAACACGGGGGATTTTATCGTGGAGGGAACCACTCCGAAACCGAGTATTGAAAACGCAACGTCTGCCGGGGGCCACTAG
- a CDS encoding GspE/PulE family protein, with product MSTLLTKKTPAPGLSKSDNGAVVGGVTPGGKPQSRFESDFLWMPQALRDKGVGASSIKIATDYYNQQGRRSSFGSVLVELGIITPFNLTKLISEHHKLPVITLSSTRISMEVARLLSPTIARRLRVLPMRRNGSMVSLAVSDPSIPGFAEATQALGRYGITVFEYHIAPEAEVLAKLEELYATRADVSDPGRFFDLLVTDAVNMGVSDIHVVPEEVLTQIKFRVDGAMQPYKVIDNAVRESVAARIKMKGGLDIAVKHIPQDGRAKLVLAGKKINLRFSSLPTLYGESVVIRILDQSKGIVPLEKLGMLDDTKAAILGAANAPFGFTYFVGPTGSGKTTSLYSIINTLDVTNYTMMTLEDPVEYEFRNIRQTEVTESLTFGLGLRSLLRQDPDYILVGETRDKETAELSMRAALTGHTGFSTLHANTALGGITRLIDIGVEPSIIIGAVNLFVSQRLIRRLCACKEPHPQSASLAEIHGIKLQADETLYRPKPGGCNICSGSGYKGRVGLYECRPVEPFADIIVRQGKDALRECEAHARELCATETEQTGSSIFRTLRQDGFLKAVQGQTSIEEVIAQTESEDPD from the coding sequence ATGAGCACGCTTCTCACAAAAAAAACACCAGCACCCGGCCTGTCCAAATCGGACAATGGCGCGGTGGTCGGAGGCGTGACTCCCGGAGGCAAACCGCAATCCCGTTTCGAGAGTGATTTTTTGTGGATGCCGCAGGCGCTGCGCGACAAAGGCGTGGGCGCGTCGAGCATCAAGATCGCCACAGACTATTACAATCAACAAGGGCGCCGCTCCAGTTTTGGCAGCGTGCTGGTCGAGCTTGGCATCATAACGCCGTTCAACCTGACCAAACTCATCTCCGAGCATCACAAGCTGCCCGTCATCACGCTTAGTTCCACGCGTATCAGCATGGAGGTTGCGCGGTTGCTGTCGCCGACGATTGCACGCCGGTTGCGTGTGCTGCCCATGCGTCGCAATGGCTCGATGGTCAGTCTCGCGGTGAGCGATCCCTCGATTCCCGGGTTTGCCGAAGCCACACAGGCGCTCGGACGCTACGGCATCACGGTTTTTGAGTATCACATCGCTCCCGAGGCCGAGGTGCTTGCCAAGCTTGAGGAGCTTTACGCCACACGCGCCGATGTTTCCGACCCCGGGCGCTTTTTCGATCTTTTGGTGACCGATGCCGTCAACATGGGCGTGTCCGACATCCATGTGGTGCCCGAGGAGGTGCTCACGCAGATCAAATTCCGCGTCGATGGAGCCATGCAGCCCTACAAGGTCATTGACAATGCCGTCCGCGAATCGGTGGCCGCGCGCATCAAGATGAAGGGCGGGCTGGACATCGCGGTGAAGCATATTCCGCAGGATGGCCGTGCTAAACTCGTGCTTGCCGGAAAGAAAATCAACTTGCGCTTTTCGTCGCTGCCTACGCTTTATGGCGAGAGTGTCGTCATTCGTATCCTTGACCAGTCCAAAGGCATTGTGCCGCTCGAAAAACTCGGTATGCTTGACGACACCAAGGCGGCAATTCTAGGCGCGGCCAACGCGCCCTTTGGTTTCACGTATTTTGTGGGTCCCACGGGATCGGGAAAAACGACTTCGCTATATTCGATCATAAACACGCTCGACGTTACCAACTACACGATGATGACGCTTGAGGATCCGGTCGAATACGAGTTCCGCAATATCCGCCAGACCGAGGTCACCGAGTCGCTGACCTTTGGTCTCGGATTGCGCTCCCTGCTTCGTCAGGATCCCGACTACATCCTCGTGGGCGAGACCCGCGACAAGGAGACCGCCGAGCTTTCCATGCGCGCGGCGCTTACCGGTCACACCGGGTTTTCCACGCTCCACGCCAACACCGCGCTCGGCGGCATCACGCGCCTGATCGACATCGGGGTGGAGCCGAGCATCATCATCGGTGCGGTCAATCTTTTTGTCTCGCAACGGCTTATCCGGCGCCTGTGCGCCTGCAAGGAGCCGCATCCGCAGAGCGCGTCGCTGGCGGAAATCCACGGCATCAAACTGCAAGCCGACGAAACCCTTTACCGTCCCAAACCCGGCGGCTGTAATATATGTAGCGGCAGCGGTTACAAGGGGCGAGTCGGGCTGTATGAGTGCCGCCCGGTCGAACCCTTCGCCGACATTATTGTGCGGCAGGGAAAAGATGCCTTGCGCGAATGCGAAGCGCATGCAAGAGAACTTTGTGCAACCGAAACTGAACAAACGGGAAGTTCGATTTTCCGCACGCTGCGACAGGACGGCTTTCTCAAGGCCGTGCAGGGGCAGACCTCCATTGAGGAGGTGATTGCGCAAACGGAATCAGAAGATCCCGATTAA
- a CDS encoding InlB B-repeat-containing protein, whose protein sequence is MAKTKGLTKRREFTTSHVKQMNCNKTLKWASILALCGAFFGNFAIANTENLKKDSLTELTAVAQPADGGSVSGGGRYAPSTVVEVQALPAEGYRFSRWVGNVTNRTAPVTKTYIGSRSQQVVAVFEPKRHLVDVKVMPSNAGAVDGAGYQPIGTQSPVYAQPAPGYLFDRWEGPVSDPTSANTTLARPLNRDVVLTAHFKPLDETYTITVLAEPATAGGVSGGGTYKRGETVTIKAEPKGGFLFNGWSGPVTSKGRAETTVYVTENAIVTAKFMLNRSLVRGKASPDGAGRVEGSFGAMPVGEPIPIRAVAMPGFAFVRWDGPVADRTKTQTTITPTAGKASVVTAIFEQIR, encoded by the coding sequence TTGGCTAAAACCAAGGGGTTGACAAAGCGGAGAGAGTTCACAACGTCTCATGTAAAACAAATGAACTGCAATAAGACACTGAAATGGGCATCTATTTTAGCTCTATGCGGGGCGTTTTTTGGAAATTTTGCGATAGCCAACACCGAAAATTTGAAAAAAGACTCTCTGACTGAGTTGACTGCGGTGGCGCAGCCTGCCGATGGGGGGAGTGTGTCCGGAGGGGGACGCTATGCGCCAAGCACAGTGGTGGAAGTGCAGGCATTGCCGGCTGAAGGATATCGATTTTCCCGTTGGGTGGGAAATGTTACGAACCGGACAGCGCCGGTGACCAAAACCTATATTGGTTCGCGTTCACAACAAGTCGTCGCTGTCTTTGAACCCAAGCGCCACTTGGTCGATGTCAAGGTGATGCCCTCCAACGCGGGTGCGGTGGATGGGGCAGGTTACCAACCGATCGGCACGCAGTCGCCGGTATACGCGCAACCCGCCCCTGGTTATTTGTTTGACAGATGGGAAGGACCGGTTTCCGACCCGACGTCGGCGAACACGACCTTGGCGCGCCCACTCAATCGTGATGTGGTATTGACGGCACATTTTAAACCGCTTGATGAAACCTACACGATAACGGTGCTGGCCGAACCGGCAACCGCCGGTGGTGTGTCGGGCGGGGGCACCTATAAACGTGGCGAGACTGTCACGATCAAGGCCGAACCCAAGGGCGGTTTCTTATTCAACGGCTGGAGCGGACCGGTCACCTCCAAGGGACGCGCGGAGACCACAGTTTATGTAACGGAGAATGCAATTGTAACGGCAAAATTCATGCTCAACCGATCCTTGGTGCGCGGCAAAGCATCACCAGACGGCGCAGGAAGGGTCGAGGGGAGTTTTGGAGCAATGCCTGTAGGGGAACCAATTCCCATCCGAGCAGTGGCCATGCCCGGATTTGCATTTGTGCGTTGGGACGGGCCCGTGGCCGACAGAACAAAAACACAAACGACAATCACTCCCACGGCAGGCAAGGCGTCCGTGGTCACGGCGATTTTCGAACAAATAAGGTGA
- a CDS encoding type II secretion system protein yields MKHNKINSRKGFTLVEMLGVLAIIAILISVISVGVLSAINRARIISTVSNFKNLETATLAYLALSESSGRLPLTKAATHDTVVDTTAAAAAGTALNADTDLHLEIIFLAAGTLERYPNWRVGVDGVQNGAQLNKERAWNRRKNKWTELNVDGTAAGVTNNWTQWVRAECAAAGPNTLVPGTYNANGTMNADKEVNFRIDGFSNLVKGSRVAYVVIPGLTMKDAEKISEEINGALNEMDLKAATPLVTQQKGRFVVDGATTQNGDVTGYYFLANL; encoded by the coding sequence ATGAAACATAATAAGATCAACTCCCGCAAGGGTTTCACGCTCGTAGAAATGCTTGGTGTGCTCGCCATTATCGCGATCCTCATCAGCGTCATCTCCGTTGGCGTTCTCTCAGCCATCAACCGCGCCCGCATCATCTCGACTGTTTCCAACTTCAAGAACTTGGAAACAGCTACCTTGGCGTATCTCGCTCTTTCGGAGTCCTCTGGACGCCTTCCGCTTACCAAGGCCGCGACTCATGACACGGTAGTTGACACCACGGCTGCGGCTGCGGCTGGAACTGCTCTCAACGCCGACACAGATCTGCACTTGGAAATCATTTTCCTCGCTGCTGGCACACTGGAGCGTTACCCAAACTGGCGCGTAGGCGTTGATGGTGTGCAAAACGGTGCCCAGCTAAACAAGGAACGTGCGTGGAACCGCAGGAAGAACAAGTGGACGGAGCTGAATGTTGACGGGACCGCCGCTGGTGTCACCAATAACTGGACCCAGTGGGTGCGCGCGGAATGTGCCGCTGCCGGTCCTAACACACTGGTTCCCGGCACTTACAACGCCAACGGGACAATGAACGCCGACAAGGAAGTAAACTTCAGAATCGACGGATTTAGCAACCTTGTCAAAGGCTCGCGCGTTGCATATGTTGTCATTCCCGGCCTGACCATGAAGGATGCGGAAAAGATATCCGAGGAAATCAACGGAGCCCTCAATGAGATGGATCTCAAGGCAGCCACCCCTCTCGTCACGCAGCAGAAGGGCCGCTTTGTTGTTGACGGTGCTACTACCCAAAACGGCGACGTCACCGGCTACTACTTCCTCGCCAACCTGTAA
- a CDS encoding type II secretion system protein: MKQTKLFLAKNGFTLVEVIAICTILGILVGVMAMPAIGIIERVRFRAEQKILDGLASEVKLSFRQEDLNLNLSALAGDMPAVTTGLYPSSQTIFDYQKDFAPIILPFDGEDTYVNAWYGRLARLRGQAIAATRLSDSGGDIHDIAYNIYGRRRVMLVGPFEADRQRYIILSFMFPGGPGLPFPTVNRVSSGAAVPDYKAWFDAIYDNSWGDMGSQAPTAWNGTLQGEWNVTDGRGRSYAERTAAVRIVQPRYKVTINNLSPDTPTSEVDGSGNIVYAAPDRVFVFSNMYAWNDPPNVPGLAARVDAFTSPETVESRTPNVQFFPSRNQGILEGRRVVIKEKEKPRLRISLEPTRLSRSCSTKTPLTPHNNAWLKPRG, translated from the coding sequence ATGAAACAAACGAAATTATTTCTGGCAAAGAACGGATTCACACTGGTCGAGGTGATCGCAATCTGCACCATCCTTGGCATTCTGGTTGGAGTGATGGCCATGCCCGCCATCGGTATTATTGAGAGGGTGCGTTTCAGGGCGGAACAAAAAATTTTGGACGGACTTGCTTCGGAGGTAAAATTATCATTCCGGCAGGAAGACTTGAATCTGAACCTGTCCGCGCTCGCCGGCGACATGCCAGCGGTTACCACCGGCCTCTATCCAAGCTCTCAAACGATATTTGATTATCAAAAGGATTTTGCTCCGATCATACTCCCATTTGATGGGGAGGACACCTATGTGAATGCTTGGTATGGGCGTTTGGCCAGATTGCGCGGACAGGCGATCGCAGCCACGAGATTGTCCGACTCGGGCGGTGATATTCATGATATTGCCTATAATATATACGGAAGACGCCGTGTCATGCTTGTCGGCCCTTTTGAAGCGGACAGGCAGCGCTATATTATACTATCCTTTATGTTTCCCGGTGGCCCGGGTTTGCCATTCCCCACGGTTAATAGAGTAAGCTCCGGGGCCGCGGTGCCCGACTATAAGGCATGGTTTGACGCCATTTACGATAATTCATGGGGCGACATGGGAAGTCAGGCCCCCACGGCTTGGAACGGAACCTTGCAGGGCGAATGGAACGTTACCGACGGGCGCGGGCGAAGTTATGCGGAACGCACGGCCGCCGTGAGAATAGTGCAACCGCGTTACAAGGTTACAATTAATAATCTCTCGCCCGACACACCCACGTCAGAAGTCGACGGTAGCGGCAATATTGTATATGCCGCGCCTGACCGGGTTTTCGTGTTCAGTAATATGTATGCGTGGAACGATCCCCCCAATGTTCCCGGGTTGGCCGCCCGAGTCGATGCGTTCACCTCGCCGGAAACGGTGGAGTCGAGAACGCCCAATGTGCAGTTCTTTCCAAGTAGAAACCAAGGAATCCTCGAAGGCAGGCGCGTGGTGATAAAAGAAAAAGAAAAGCCACGTCTCCGGATATCTCTGGAGCCGACACGGTTGTCTCGATCCTGCTCAACGAAAACACCACTTACACCGCACAATAACGCTTGGCTAAAACCAAGGGGTTGA
- a CDS encoding InlB B-repeat-containing protein, with protein sequence MMPALAQAQQHTLTISVQNSQYAVGGSISPGSGSHSYTNGESVTLSAEARPGYTYRWECAAAPAINNQTGSVSLTMNQNYAVTLVFEPAYYSLTLDSPMPGGTVSVVSPASVNLSSIAASTLVTVKATPATGYHFVRWEPDPVGTVLSPSFTSLQASVYMNRNVRLTPVFAQSTYLLEVLDSPESIGGETTGGGYYVPGATATVTATPNAGFLFDGWTVTLGSVTISDPASASTTVALGSGAGPWKITANFRVADPLAATLHVGSGSGGKVVATPSPLPM encoded by the coding sequence ATGATGCCTGCGCTTGCTCAGGCGCAGCAACACACGCTGACTATCAGTGTTCAAAACTCGCAATACGCGGTCGGAGGCAGCATCAGCCCGGGCTCGGGATCCCATTCTTATACCAACGGGGAGAGCGTGACACTTTCCGCCGAGGCGCGCCCCGGCTACACCTATCGTTGGGAATGCGCCGCAGCTCCCGCAATCAATAACCAAACGGGCAGCGTGAGCCTAACGATGAACCAGAACTATGCAGTGACGCTGGTGTTTGAGCCCGCTTATTATTCGCTGACCTTGGACAGCCCGATGCCGGGTGGAACCGTGTCAGTGGTGAGTCCGGCGTCGGTGAACCTGTCGAGCATTGCCGCAAGCACGCTGGTGACGGTGAAGGCCACGCCCGCGACGGGATATCATTTTGTTCGCTGGGAACCCGATCCCGTGGGCACTGTGCTCAGCCCCTCCTTCACGTCGTTACAGGCGAGCGTTTACATGAACCGGAACGTGAGGCTCACGCCGGTCTTTGCTCAATCAACCTATTTGCTTGAGGTGCTGGACAGCCCCGAGAGCATTGGCGGCGAGACGACCGGTGGCGGTTATTATGTTCCCGGTGCCACGGCAACTGTCACCGCAACGCCAAACGCGGGTTTTCTTTTCGATGGATGGACGGTGACGTTGGGATCGGTGACGATCTCCGATCCGGCTAGTGCCAGCACCACGGTAGCCTTGGGTAGCGGTGCGGGACCTTGGAAAATCACGGCCAATTTCAGGGTGGCGGATCCGCTTGCGGCCACACTTCATGTCGGCTCCGGCTCGGGCGGGAAAGTTGTGGCTACGCCAAGCCCCCTCCCAATGTGA
- a CDS encoding type II secretion system protein GspD: MLPTFAHRLRSLIRFAAFLTVFSTGLALQAQDDNAPLEPEEVLMRTIPYFSQDEQPIAKVFQSLGRSYGISIICDKDVTGDVNVEFHNITLRGILDALCISEGYYWQLEEMGYITVRRFKTIVYQVEYPKLERKGASKATVNLGQTNYDASQSGGGGSSGGGGGGGGSGGSENEDEASVSLDTTNDTPFWDKFEAEIKELKGKDERIVFDRFSGTIIATASRHTHDHLERFLGTVNSRIGQQVEIVGKIVEVQLLDQNKLGIDWSQAATSIGNIIIGSTQIATPLVKAGSGDAQTTISGAFTNTNVTATSLGGFSFNPDTFAGTISAGKISAVIQALSEQGNLNTVTSPRLITINNQTAYIKDTEDRPYFQLRSESTQTMGSLSDNIYQTKQYDIQSISIGTMIAITPQIADNGDITLDVTPAITRLKEEITSKDGSLNAPALYVKTTSTIVRLRSGETAIIGGIVSDSTADTTRGVPGLSKIPLLGRLFRSEGKYTTKTELVIFLTPRIITPGSSLSPQDQGEADRNSRAVRSALGANAPSPSAYSRTMSGAASTSSRPVETISLLD; the protein is encoded by the coding sequence ATGCTTCCCACGTTCGCACATCGTTTACGCTCTCTCATCCGGTTCGCCGCGTTTTTGACCGTTTTTTCTACGGGGCTCGCGCTGCAGGCCCAGGATGACAATGCGCCTCTTGAGCCCGAGGAAGTGTTGATGCGCACGATTCCCTATTTCAGTCAGGACGAGCAACCGATTGCCAAGGTGTTTCAATCGCTCGGGCGCTCCTATGGCATAAGCATTATATGCGACAAGGACGTAACGGGGGATGTGAATGTCGAATTCCATAACATCACGTTGCGCGGTATCCTCGACGCCCTGTGCATATCCGAGGGATATTACTGGCAGTTGGAGGAAATGGGGTATATCACCGTGCGCCGTTTCAAGACTATTGTTTATCAGGTTGAATACCCCAAGCTTGAGCGCAAAGGTGCCTCGAAGGCGACCGTCAACCTCGGACAGACCAATTACGATGCCTCACAAAGTGGCGGCGGCGGCAGTAGCGGTGGAGGAGGAGGCGGCGGCGGCAGCGGGGGGAGCGAAAACGAGGACGAGGCCAGTGTATCCCTCGACACTACCAACGACACTCCGTTTTGGGATAAATTTGAGGCGGAAATCAAGGAGTTGAAAGGCAAGGATGAACGCATAGTGTTTGACCGTTTTTCGGGCACGATCATCGCGACCGCTTCCCGCCATACGCATGATCACCTCGAACGCTTTCTGGGCACGGTGAATAGTCGCATCGGGCAGCAGGTCGAAATCGTCGGCAAAATTGTCGAAGTGCAGTTGCTTGATCAAAACAAGCTGGGTATCGACTGGTCGCAGGCGGCCACCAGTATCGGCAATATCATCATTGGTTCCACCCAGATTGCCACGCCGCTTGTGAAGGCGGGAAGTGGTGATGCTCAAACCACGATCAGCGGGGCCTTCACCAACACCAACGTAACCGCAACTTCGCTGGGCGGTTTCAGTTTTAACCCCGACACCTTTGCGGGCACGATCAGCGCGGGCAAGATCAGCGCCGTGATTCAGGCGCTTTCCGAGCAGGGCAATCTCAATACCGTGACTTCTCCGCGCCTGATCACCATCAACAACCAGACAGCCTATATCAAGGACACCGAGGATCGTCCCTATTTCCAATTGCGCTCGGAGAGCACGCAGACAATGGGTTCGCTTTCGGACAACATTTATCAAACCAAGCAGTATGATATCCAGAGCATCTCCATTGGCACGATGATTGCGATCACGCCGCAAATTGCGGACAATGGTGACATCACGCTGGACGTCACTCCAGCCATTACCCGCCTGAAGGAGGAGATTACATCGAAGGATGGTTCGCTCAACGCGCCCGCGTTGTATGTGAAGACCACATCAACAATTGTCCGTTTGCGCTCGGGTGAAACCGCAATTATAGGGGGTATTGTGAGCGACAGCACTGCCGATACCACACGCGGCGTTCCGGGCTTGAGCAAGATTCCGCTGCTCGGGCGCCTCTTCCGCTCGGAGGGGAAATACACGACAAAGACGGAATTGGTGATCTTCCTGACGCCGCGCATCATAACGCCCGGCTCCAGTTTGTCACCGCAGGATCAGGGCGAGGCGGATCGCAACAGCCGTGCCGTGCGCTCCGCCTTGGGTGCCAATGCGCCGTCGCCTTCCGCCTATTCCAGAACCATGTCCGGGGCTGCCTCGACCTCCAGCCGTCCGGTGGAAACCATCTCTCTGTTGGATTAG
- a CDS encoding type II secretion system F family protein — MFAPDIAYLQGMMQRKRYWPLSIRIEERKTRTYKTKLGAQDLISILDQIEIQLEVNINIDDAFRNLVDEFPRGKPKFVIAHISDEINSTGRVADACGQFPRIFPDHIRQMISVGESTGKLAQAFHRLIEYFQSADALKNTIISASMYPAMIMVAMVAFVFVIFGFTVPTLMKVFIEIGVELPPMTRAILAMSNFIKGNMVALMICTAIAPFIMVWSFRSKIFRPMIDWCLVKMAVVGPITKDICIARFATNLGALYESEIPIVQGLTICSKIAGNAIYNRGIKITREAVEQGKGISDGLKESKVFPNMVVLTVRIGEENGKLDESLKKIAAYHNRKARERVDRALKLFEPVMLVVLVVMVGMMAYALLTPMMSMVEQLSK, encoded by the coding sequence ATGTTCGCCCCCGACATTGCGTATCTGCAGGGCATGATGCAGCGAAAGCGCTACTGGCCGCTTTCGATAAGAATCGAGGAGCGAAAAACACGCACCTACAAAACGAAACTGGGCGCGCAGGATCTCATATCAATTCTGGATCAGATCGAAATTCAGCTCGAGGTGAACATCAATATTGACGATGCGTTTCGCAATCTCGTCGATGAGTTTCCGCGGGGTAAACCCAAGTTTGTAATCGCCCATATTTCCGACGAGATTAACTCGACCGGACGCGTGGCCGACGCGTGCGGACAGTTTCCGCGCATATTTCCCGACCATATCCGGCAGATGATTTCCGTCGGTGAAAGCACGGGCAAGCTGGCACAAGCGTTTCACCGCCTGATTGAGTATTTCCAGAGCGCGGATGCGTTGAAAAACACGATCATAAGCGCGAGCATGTATCCGGCGATGATCATGGTGGCGATGGTGGCATTTGTTTTTGTCATTTTCGGATTCACAGTGCCGACTTTGATGAAAGTGTTTATAGAAATTGGCGTGGAATTGCCGCCGATGACCCGGGCGATTCTGGCGATGTCCAATTTCATTAAGGGGAACATGGTGGCTTTGATGATTTGCACCGCCATCGCACCTTTTATTATGGTGTGGTCATTTCGCTCAAAAATATTTCGCCCGATGATTGACTGGTGCCTGGTTAAGATGGCGGTGGTCGGGCCGATTACCAAGGATATTTGCATTGCACGTTTCGCAACTAACCTTGGCGCGCTTTACGAATCGGAAATTCCGATTGTGCAGGGGTTGACCATTTGTTCGAAGATCGCTGGCAATGCCATTTATAATCGCGGCATCAAAATAACCCGTGAGGCGGTGGAGCAGGGGAAGGGAATTTCGGACGGACTCAAGGAATCAAAGGTGTTTCCGAACATGGTCGTGCTGACCGTGCGCATCGGCGAGGAAAATGGAAAACTCGACGAGTCGTTGAAAAAAATCGCGGCATACCACAACCGTAAGGCACGCGAGCGTGTTGACCGCGCGCTCAAATTATTTGAACCGGTCATGCTCGTGGTATTGGTCGTCATGGTGGGCATGATGGCATACGCCCTTCTGACGCCGATGATGTCGATGGTTGAGCAACTCTCAAAGTGA